A single Parabacteroides timonensis DNA region contains:
- a CDS encoding LytR/AlgR family response regulator transcription factor, whose protein sequence is MNCIIVDDEPLGRKAIQLLVQDTPLLSLCGSFGDAVSAGKFMQASPVDLVFLDIKMPGVNGLEFARMIPAETLVIFVTAYAEYALDSYEVDAIDYLVKPIEIERFKHAVGKAQIYHTLLKADNNKNSVESVAADHIFVKAERRYFKIQFKNILFIEGLKDYVVIQTPDQRIITKMNLKAIHEMLPKDVFLRTNKSYIVNTDYIDSFDNNDVFIGKYEISIGNSYRDAFFETFFMKNNPAD, encoded by the coding sequence ATGAATTGCATAATTGTAGATGATGAACCGCTGGGGCGTAAAGCTATCCAGTTATTGGTACAGGATACACCGTTATTATCTTTATGTGGAAGTTTTGGCGATGCTGTTTCTGCGGGGAAATTTATGCAGGCCAGCCCTGTCGACCTGGTCTTTCTGGATATCAAGATGCCCGGTGTAAACGGATTGGAGTTTGCCAGGATGATCCCGGCCGAAACGCTGGTCATTTTCGTTACTGCCTATGCGGAATATGCTCTCGACAGTTACGAAGTGGATGCGATCGACTACCTGGTGAAACCGATCGAGATAGAACGTTTCAAACATGCTGTTGGAAAGGCACAGATTTATCATACGCTTTTGAAGGCAGACAATAACAAGAACAGTGTCGAGTCTGTTGCTGCCGATCATATTTTTGTCAAAGCCGAACGTCGTTATTTCAAGATACAGTTTAAGAATATCCTGTTTATCGAGGGATTGAAGGATTATGTCGTGATCCAGACACCCGACCAGCGGATCATAACGAAGATGAATCTGAAAGCCATCCATGAAATGCTTCCGAAGGATGTTTTTCTCCGTACAAATAAATCGTATATTGTTAACACTGACTATATTGACTCGTTCGATAACAACGACGTGTTTATTGGGAAATATGAGATTTCAATCGGTAATAGTTATCGTGATGCCTTTTTCGAGACGTTTTTTATGAAGAATAATCCGGCGGATTAG
- a CDS encoding sensor histidine kinase — translation MSIFILTPRLLLKNKPGRYVVCVFLVIALALLFSYLLRQEDIVKEFEIYQFWLSAFFFVSSIIQLSLIIAGASAVIVFQDYVKYGLRIDQLENATMQSELEQLKNQINPHFLFNMLNNANVLIKESPDEAVLVLSKLKDLLKYQLKDSVSEEVRLKDDICFLNDYLNMEKIRRDNFDFIVSTEGNMEDITVPPLLFIPFVENAVKHNNDNRKLSYVHLYFKVEEESLTFICINSKPAEQKEREADGGIGLANIRRRLELLYDTGHSLQIDETDITYTINLRLNLKRIVV, via the coding sequence TTGAGCATATTTATATTGACTCCGCGTCTGTTGCTGAAGAATAAACCGGGAAGATATGTTGTCTGTGTATTTCTGGTTATTGCTTTAGCTCTTTTATTTTCTTATTTACTGCGGCAGGAGGACATTGTTAAGGAGTTTGAAATATACCAGTTTTGGCTGTCAGCTTTCTTTTTTGTTTCTTCTATTATCCAGTTGAGCCTGATTATTGCCGGAGCATCTGCTGTCATTGTCTTTCAGGATTATGTAAAGTACGGGTTGCGTATCGACCAGTTGGAGAATGCAACTATGCAGTCGGAATTGGAACAACTGAAGAACCAGATCAACCCACATTTCCTCTTCAATATGCTCAACAATGCCAATGTATTGATAAAAGAAAGTCCCGATGAAGCTGTTCTTGTCCTTTCCAAATTGAAAGACCTATTGAAGTACCAGTTAAAAGACAGCGTATCGGAAGAGGTACGGCTGAAAGATGATATCTGTTTCCTGAATGATTATCTGAATATGGAAAAGATAAGGCGTGATAACTTCGATTTCATCGTATCCACAGAAGGCAATATGGAAGACATAACTGTTCCTCCTCTACTTTTTATCCCTTTTGTGGAAAATGCAGTGAAGCATAACAACGATAACCGGAAGCTCTCGTATGTACATTTATACTTCAAGGTGGAAGAGGAAAGCCTTACCTTTATCTGCATCAATTCGAAACCGGCCGAACAGAAGGAACGGGAAGCCGATGGAGGCATAGGCCTGGCTAATATCCGTCGTCGTCTGGAACTACTGTACGATACCGGTCATTCGTTACAAATAGACGAGACCGATATAACATATACGATCAATCTCCGTTTAAACTTAAAAAGAATAGTTGTATGA
- a CDS encoding sensor histidine kinase yields the protein MYIITVSLLILVMIVVSFGSDYWLNLYYRQEPGYYSFFYKNRILAVEIVSNFFLYGLLIAGTSITILLRHWIGFYKRKNELEKVNLKTELELLKDQINPEFLFNMLDEAGKQTFDNPAQASIVLMELSRLLRYQLYDGKREKVLLISEISFIEHFLELAKTRHANLSFSVMKEGDVSRKLVPPLLFIPFAIHYVKLSSLGNLPLDVHFCFRAGEGELHFSCICFAPGMPGGHMENCEDLESVNQRLDLLFKNSYKLEVVDDGGICKTNLCIRL from the coding sequence TTGTATATCATTACTGTATCTTTACTAATATTGGTCATGATCGTAGTCTCTTTTGGGAGTGATTACTGGCTGAATTTATATTACAGGCAGGAACCGGGGTATTATTCTTTTTTCTATAAGAATCGAATACTGGCGGTTGAGATTGTAAGTAATTTTTTCCTTTACGGGTTATTGATTGCAGGAACTTCCATTACGATTTTGCTACGTCATTGGATAGGGTTCTATAAACGAAAGAACGAATTGGAGAAGGTAAACCTGAAAACTGAATTGGAGTTATTGAAAGATCAGATCAATCCGGAGTTTCTTTTTAATATGCTTGATGAAGCGGGTAAGCAGACATTTGATAACCCTGCACAGGCTTCAATAGTCTTGATGGAGCTAAGTAGATTGCTCCGTTACCAGTTGTATGATGGGAAACGGGAGAAGGTGTTGCTGATCTCTGAGATTTCATTCATTGAACATTTCCTGGAACTGGCAAAGACGAGACATGCGAATCTGAGTTTTAGCGTGATGAAAGAGGGGGATGTTAGCCGTAAGTTAGTACCTCCTTTGTTGTTTATTCCGTTTGCCATTCATTATGTGAAGCTGTCGTCATTGGGGAATTTGCCGCTGGATGTTCATTTCTGTTTTCGGGCTGGAGAAGGAGAGTTACATTTTTCCTGCATCTGTTTTGCTCCGGGTATGCCGGGTGGACACATGGAGAATTGTGAAGATCTGGAAAGTGTGAATCAACGCCTCGATTTGCTATTTAAAAACTCCTATAAGTTGGAGGTGGTGGACGATGGAGGAATTTGTAAAACGAATTTATGTATCAGGTTGTGA
- a CDS encoding DUF6268 family outer membrane beta-barrel protein, whose protein sequence is MKTGWVWLILLGVFIFQETGAQVWLKAEYIGSSGFKDVDNKKVGGKGDMKVIQGGVNVPVSMKMDENNHPTAWMVGLSASYASMNNKDLSGYIDLPHIFNAQLAVSYIRPLSKKWSLLASVGAGIFMDTGSLAYVRWNNVMGVGVAAAIWHLRDNLDVGMGLALNTSFGYPMAFPALFVDWRIEGRYMVNVSMMDGAELSGGVQLHKLFRLKLIGSMSGMLAFVKHEGKDQIFTQQYIITGLQPELTITKSLSVPITIGLSAYRTAFYDDRSLKAMFRSMDRDYDPHFSPSFYTSVAIKYGF, encoded by the coding sequence ATGAAAACAGGATGGGTATGGTTGATTTTGCTGGGAGTTTTTATATTTCAGGAAACAGGCGCGCAGGTTTGGCTGAAGGCTGAATATATCGGTTCTTCCGGTTTCAAGGATGTCGATAACAAAAAGGTTGGCGGAAAAGGCGATATGAAAGTGATACAGGGAGGAGTCAATGTCCCCGTATCGATGAAGATGGATGAAAACAATCATCCGACGGCCTGGATGGTCGGCCTGAGCGCTTCCTATGCTTCGATGAATAACAAGGACTTGTCGGGATATATAGACTTGCCGCATATTTTCAATGCACAGCTGGCAGTATCTTATATCCGTCCGTTAAGTAAGAAATGGTCGTTATTGGCAAGTGTGGGAGCGGGGATCTTTATGGATACCGGAAGCCTGGCTTATGTCCGTTGGAATAATGTTATGGGTGTGGGAGTGGCTGCGGCAATCTGGCATCTGAGGGATAATCTCGATGTGGGTATGGGGCTTGCTTTGAACACCAGCTTCGGTTACCCGATGGCCTTTCCGGCCCTTTTCGTGGACTGGCGGATTGAAGGACGTTATATGGTTAATGTCTCAATGATGGATGGGGCGGAATTGTCGGGTGGCGTCCAGTTGCATAAATTGTTTCGCCTGAAACTGATCGGTTCGATGAGTGGCATGCTTGCCTTTGTCAAACATGAGGGGAAGGATCAGATATTTACACAGCAGTACATAATAACCGGATTACAGCCGGAACTGACGATCACAAAATCTCTTTCTGTTCCCATAACGATCGGCCTGTCTGCTTACCGGACCGCCTTTTACGATGACCGGAGCTTGAAGGCCATGTTCCGGTCGATGGACAGAGACTATGATCCGCATTTTTCGCCTTCTTTTTATACAAGTGTAGCGATTAAGTATGGTTTCTGA
- a CDS encoding Hsp70 family protein has product MNINELTCGLDFGTSNSIISLTDKTTQKEVFSYSASSILYFPDTNEMTYYVGKEAHDKYIEENMTGRLLKSVKTLLRQDKFLSTWIFGKRMTPDQLVTCIIRHLKEKAEAFTGTEITDVVLGRPAIFSEDPKQENLAVNRLTLAARNAGFRNIKLQLEPIAAALSYEQRLDHNENVLVADLGGGTSDFTIMNLSPDKVRKEDRQDDIIAHGGVYIGGDLFDSEIMWYKVTPHLGRGVKYQSYDKEIEVPSILYRELKNWERTFMLKESKLRRSMDNYYHLSGNNPKIDNVRVLIDNNYVFSLFKGIEQAKINLSNGKNTTIDFEKETISIHEPFTPDEFATVIERHTTAIEQYICQLLETSKYSASDIDSVFITGGSSLVIPVREILYRIFEKDKIRTGNTFNSVAYGLSLSY; this is encoded by the coding sequence ATGAACATAAACGAGTTGACATGCGGTTTAGATTTCGGAACCTCCAATTCCATTATCTCCCTCACTGATAAAACGACACAAAAAGAAGTATTCTCTTATAGCGCAAGCTCCATCCTTTATTTCCCGGATACAAACGAAATGACCTATTATGTGGGAAAGGAAGCCCACGACAAATATATAGAAGAGAATATGACCGGGCGCCTGCTGAAATCGGTCAAGACACTACTTCGTCAGGATAAGTTCCTTTCTACCTGGATATTCGGCAAACGAATGACACCAGACCAGCTCGTCACCTGCATCATCCGTCACTTGAAAGAGAAAGCGGAAGCTTTTACAGGCACGGAAATCACCGATGTGGTATTGGGAAGGCCTGCCATCTTTTCGGAAGATCCCAAACAAGAGAATCTGGCCGTCAACCGTCTGACACTTGCCGCCCGTAACGCAGGTTTTAGGAATATCAAGCTGCAACTGGAACCGATTGCCGCCGCTCTCTCCTACGAACAACGGCTCGACCATAACGAGAATGTCCTGGTAGCCGACCTCGGTGGTGGTACTTCCGATTTTACAATCATGAACCTGTCACCCGACAAAGTACGCAAAGAAGACCGGCAAGACGATATCATCGCCCACGGCGGGGTCTACATCGGTGGCGACCTGTTCGACTCGGAGATCATGTGGTATAAAGTAACTCCTCATCTGGGACGGGGCGTGAAATACCAGTCATACGATAAGGAGATTGAAGTACCCTCCATCCTTTACCGTGAACTGAAAAACTGGGAACGGACTTTTATGCTGAAAGAAAGTAAACTACGCCGTTCGATGGATAACTATTACCACCTTTCGGGTAACAATCCAAAGATAGACAATGTAAGGGTATTGATTGATAACAACTATGTTTTCTCGCTGTTCAAAGGAATCGAACAAGCCAAGATAAATTTGTCGAATGGGAAAAATACGACGATCGACTTTGAGAAAGAGACGATCAGTATTCACGAACCTTTCACTCCTGACGAATTCGCCACAGTCATCGAACGGCATACGACAGCGATCGAACAATATATCTGCCAACTACTCGAAACTTCCAAATACAGTGCTTCGGATATCGACTCCGTCTTTATCACAGGCGGTAGCAGTCTTGTCATACCGGTAAGAGAAATACTTTACCGTATCTTCGAAAAAGATAAAATCCGTACAGGCAATACATTCAATAGTGTGGCTTACGGATTGTCGTTAAGTTATTAG
- a CDS encoding DUF4469 domain-containing protein, which produces MAKDPTQKAKLTLKAIDLALTQDVTDDCYLQPKLQKCLNIHDLASEVAALSTRQEDVDEIARTGNLLLRRMMWYISSGYSVSTLLGYFRPTSQGVFLESELTSAPDRKRLKLGVAYSMSQEMRQALEEAEIDVEIQKSVSGPQLFTVVSAQDAQNPAAAARGEGTPVSAGQTCIIKGKNIKVGGTGAQIGVTIKRTDGDSAETIFFPASKLYPNTATQVGFVLPATAVDGSVWSVTLCTQLGSNGAALLKEPRTAMMSGNFVVGDVSDTPGGDDDRPVIE; this is translated from the coding sequence ATGGCAAAAGATCCGACCCAGAAGGCGAAGCTCACGCTGAAAGCCATCGACCTGGCACTTACCCAGGACGTTACCGACGACTGTTACCTGCAACCCAAGTTGCAGAAGTGTCTAAACATACACGACCTCGCCAGCGAAGTCGCCGCCCTCAGCACCCGCCAGGAGGACGTGGACGAAATAGCCCGCACAGGCAATCTACTCCTGCGTCGCATGATGTGGTATATCTCTTCGGGGTATAGCGTCAGCACCCTGTTGGGCTATTTCCGCCCCACCTCGCAGGGTGTCTTTCTCGAAAGCGAACTCACATCGGCTCCCGACCGCAAACGCCTGAAGCTCGGTGTCGCCTACTCCATGAGCCAGGAAATGCGCCAGGCACTGGAAGAAGCCGAGATCGACGTCGAGATACAGAAGTCGGTCAGCGGCCCGCAATTATTCACCGTAGTCAGTGCACAGGATGCACAGAACCCGGCAGCCGCCGCCCGTGGCGAAGGCACGCCTGTCAGTGCAGGACAAACCTGTATCATCAAGGGAAAGAACATCAAGGTGGGCGGCACAGGAGCCCAGATCGGCGTCACCATCAAGCGCACCGACGGCGACTCTGCCGAAACGATCTTCTTCCCAGCCTCTAAACTCTATCCGAACACTGCCACGCAGGTCGGCTTCGTATTGCCTGCCACAGCCGTCGACGGTTCCGTGTGGAGCGTAACGCTTTGCACACAGCTCGGCAGCAACGGGGCGGCACTACTTAAAGAACCCCGCACAGCGATGATGTCGGGCAACTTCGTCGTAGGCGATGTATCCGATACGCCCGGCGGCGATGACGACAGACCCGTAATAGAGTAA
- a CDS encoding fimbrillin family protein — protein MDRLSAFSNRMTVALCCLFAFAGCTDDTTTDGNRLPDGKYPMTFTAAVDGLTVTRAANTADGVWTTGDKIAVQVSNAASDKKIKEYTPSDINNNSATLTSDDPFYWQTTAETKTVSAWYCGDGSIAAGESNAGAVPASWEVQADQAQNDGYPKSDFLYAAKKDISFSDADKSLPFAHQTARVVINIKKAEVATDANVISKVIIGYDNNLALSGAYTVPTQGSGTTGTWNISSGNKGTITPKMTTTPSGNSDILITYAALVIPQDMKDKKFIAVTLTDGNTYYYTPTSTEADLESGNQYTYDITVKYGYLDVVTAKANGAWGDGTTENVTSTTKSSRIK, from the coding sequence ATGGACAGATTATCAGCATTCAGCAACAGGATGACGGTAGCGTTATGTTGCCTCTTCGCCTTTGCCGGCTGCACGGACGACACGACGACGGACGGCAACCGCCTGCCCGACGGCAAATACCCGATGACCTTCACCGCCGCCGTAGACGGACTGACCGTCACCCGCGCCGCGAATACTGCCGACGGAGTATGGACAACGGGTGACAAGATAGCCGTACAGGTCAGTAATGCCGCATCCGATAAAAAAATAAAGGAATATACTCCGTCGGATATTAATAACAACAGTGCCACCCTGACCTCCGACGACCCGTTCTACTGGCAGACCACCGCCGAAACGAAGACCGTCAGCGCCTGGTATTGCGGCGACGGTTCCATCGCTGCCGGAGAGTCGAATGCCGGTGCCGTGCCCGCATCATGGGAGGTACAAGCCGACCAAGCCCAAAACGACGGTTACCCAAAGAGCGACTTCCTCTATGCCGCCAAAAAAGACATCTCGTTCAGCGACGCGGATAAATCCCTACCCTTCGCCCACCAGACCGCACGAGTGGTAATAAACATCAAAAAAGCGGAAGTGGCAACGGATGCCAATGTTATCTCAAAAGTCATTATCGGCTACGACAACAACCTCGCCCTTTCGGGCGCATACACCGTACCCACACAGGGAAGCGGTACCACCGGCACATGGAACATAAGCAGTGGCAACAAAGGCACCATCACCCCGAAAATGACTACCACTCCCTCCGGCAATAGCGATATCCTGATAACCTATGCCGCCCTCGTCATTCCGCAGGATATGAAAGACAAGAAATTCATCGCCGTCACCCTGACGGACGGCAATACCTATTATTATACCCCCACGAGCACCGAAGCCGACCTCGAAAGCGGCAACCAATATACCTACGACATCACCGTGAAGTATGGCTATCTGGATGTGGTGACAGCAAAGGCGAACGGTGCATGGGGCGACGGAACAACCGAAAATGTGACCAGCACAACCAAAAGTTCTCGCATTAAATGA
- a CDS encoding fimbrillin family protein has translation MKRIIPHIPNITASASVLFASVVVFASAFLLSGCSESELPGDDDNGNNNRPALTIEVSDGGYAPAAGEKSDTRENPATRATENDYTTQFTAGDKIGVYAVKDGAIVDGVNNLCLVATTMTAPDGSTSLVWQTTDGKTPFNISGAAYYAYYPWQSGADMANKVIASADNAAAFFANVISGWSPSTDQGTYAAYTSFDLMIAQGTTSNKTLSFSMQHQMALVVIDLPKTKYTLTDVSSNQLPDYILDAPDTKFNDFTPCRMGDGTYRYLINPAATVPQPTTFSGSYTNAIPATAEWKFTANVSASQYKKYVVDNGSATVIDKSHQLQVGDFFMKDGTLLSKDTYSLSNEQKEACIGIVLKVGRDESGDWEDDCKYKQKDGTTPMNDIHGYVLSLKEGNGGRTCAWGSIGTSVVYEEDDVDMMNREKNTGFYGYKNTQAIILFNKSQSGDLSTAFPAAYHATAGYEKAQQAPANSSGWFLPSAGQGQYWYQNKGNLLPSFKKALGKDNFDWSDYSYWSSSEYSDDPKNSAWGVNFFYNGMYNDNKGGDDYNKVLSCLAF, from the coding sequence ATGAAACGAATCATCCCCCATATTCCTAATATCACAGCGTCAGCCTCCGTGTTGTTTGCTTCGGTCGTCGTGTTTGCCTCTGCCTTTTTGCTTTCCGGATGCAGTGAAAGCGAACTGCCCGGCGACGACGATAACGGTAACAACAACCGCCCCGCCCTCACCATCGAGGTATCCGATGGCGGCTATGCTCCCGCCGCAGGCGAGAAGTCCGATACCCGCGAGAATCCCGCCACCCGTGCCACAGAGAACGACTATACCACCCAATTCACCGCCGGTGACAAAATAGGCGTCTATGCCGTAAAGGACGGTGCCATAGTAGACGGTGTAAACAACCTCTGCCTCGTCGCCACTACCATGACTGCTCCCGATGGTAGCACCTCCCTTGTATGGCAAACCACCGACGGTAAAACTCCTTTCAATATCTCCGGTGCTGCCTACTATGCTTATTACCCTTGGCAATCCGGCGCCGATATGGCGAACAAGGTCATAGCTTCTGCTGATAACGCCGCCGCTTTCTTTGCCAACGTCATCAGCGGCTGGTCTCCCTCCACCGATCAGGGAACCTACGCCGCCTACACCTCCTTCGACCTGATGATAGCCCAGGGTACCACCTCCAACAAAACCCTCTCTTTCTCCATGCAGCACCAAATGGCGCTGGTGGTAATCGACCTGCCGAAGACAAAGTACACGCTGACGGATGTAAGCAGCAATCAGCTTCCCGATTACATCCTCGATGCCCCCGATACGAAATTCAACGACTTCACCCCCTGCCGGATGGGTGACGGCACTTATCGTTACCTGATAAATCCTGCCGCAACCGTTCCCCAACCGACAACCTTCTCCGGTAGCTACACCAATGCCATCCCTGCTACTGCCGAATGGAAATTTACAGCTAACGTCTCTGCCAGCCAGTACAAGAAATATGTGGTAGATAACGGTTCTGCAACCGTTATTGATAAATCCCACCAATTGCAAGTAGGCGATTTCTTTATGAAAGACGGTACGCTGCTCTCCAAAGATACATATTCCTTGTCCAACGAGCAGAAAGAGGCCTGCATCGGCATTGTTCTGAAAGTCGGTAGAGACGAAAGCGGCGATTGGGAAGATGATTGCAAGTACAAGCAGAAAGACGGCACAACTCCTATGAATGACATTCACGGTTACGTTCTTTCGTTGAAGGAAGGTAATGGTGGAAGAACTTGTGCGTGGGGTTCTATCGGTACATCAGTAGTATATGAAGAAGACGATGTGGATATGATGAATAGGGAGAAGAATACAGGTTTTTACGGTTATAAGAATACGCAGGCAATCATCCTGTTCAACAAAAGTCAAAGTGGTGACTTGTCAACCGCATTTCCCGCCGCTTATCATGCGACAGCAGGCTACGAAAAAGCGCAGCAAGCTCCCGCTAACAGTAGCGGTTGGTTTTTGCCTTCTGCCGGTCAGGGCCAGTATTGGTATCAAAACAAAGGTAACTTATTGCCAAGTTTTAAAAAAGCTCTCGGAAAAGATAATTTTGATTGGTCTGATTATTCTTATTGGTCGAGTTCGGAGTACAGTGACGATCCGAAGAACTCCGCGTGGGGCGTGAATTTCTTCTACAACGGCATGTACAACGACAATAAGGGCGGCGACGACTACAATAAGGTGCTGTCGTGTCTGGCTTTTTGA
- a CDS encoding citrate/2-methylcitrate synthase, with translation MKKEYLIYKLSDASKDACKIDNELFPMYNVKRGLRNEDGSGVLVGLTKIGNVVGYERLPDNGGLKAIPGKLFYRGYDVEDLAHALIKEKRFGFEEVAYLLLSGKLPDKEELASFKGLICDNMPLEQKTKMNILDLEGQNIMNILARSVLEMYTFDPNPDDTSRDNLMRQSIELISRFPTIIAYAYNIFRHSTHGRSLHIRHPHENLSLAENFLHMLKKDFTELDARTLDLLLVLQAEHGGGNNSTFTVRVTSSTGTDTYSSIAAGIGSLKGPLHGGANIQVVDMFNHLKENIGDWKNVDEIDTYFMRMLNKEAYNKTGLIYGIGHAVYTISDPRAIVLKELARDLAKEKGREEEFAFLELLEERAIECFAKHKGTKKRVSSNVDFYSGFVYEMIGLPQEIYTPLFAMARIVGWTAHRIEELHFDGKRIIRPAYKNVLDETVYVPISER, from the coding sequence ATGAAGAAAGAATATCTTATCTATAAGCTGTCGGATGCATCGAAGGATGCTTGTAAGATCGACAATGAACTTTTTCCGATGTATAATGTGAAACGTGGTCTGCGTAACGAAGACGGCAGCGGTGTTTTGGTCGGACTGACCAAGATCGGTAACGTAGTAGGTTACGAACGTCTGCCGGATAACGGTGGTCTGAAGGCTATCCCCGGTAAACTGTTTTACAGAGGTTACGATGTGGAAGATTTGGCACATGCCCTGATTAAAGAGAAACGTTTTGGTTTTGAGGAAGTGGCTTATCTGTTGCTTTCCGGTAAGTTGCCCGATAAGGAAGAACTAGCCTCTTTCAAAGGCCTGATCTGTGATAACATGCCGTTGGAGCAGAAGACTAAAATGAATATCCTCGACCTGGAAGGACAGAATATCATGAATATCCTTGCCCGTAGCGTTTTGGAAATGTACACTTTCGATCCGAATCCGGACGATACCTCGCGTGACAACCTGATGCGCCAGTCCATCGAACTGATCTCCCGTTTCCCGACTATTATCGCTTATGCATATAATATCTTCCGTCATAGTACACACGGACGTTCTTTGCATATCCGCCATCCGCATGAAAACTTGTCGCTTGCAGAGAACTTCCTGCACATGCTGAAGAAAGACTTTACCGAACTCGATGCACGTACACTCGATTTATTGCTTGTCTTGCAAGCCGAGCACGGTGGTGGTAATAACTCGACCTTTACTGTTCGTGTAACCAGTTCGACCGGAACGGATACCTATTCATCCATTGCAGCCGGTATTGGTTCGTTGAAAGGCCCGTTGCACGGAGGTGCCAATATCCAGGTTGTAGATATGTTCAACCATCTGAAAGAAAATATCGGAGATTGGAAGAATGTGGATGAAATCGATACTTATTTCATGCGTATGCTGAATAAGGAGGCTTACAATAAAACGGGTCTGATCTATGGTATCGGTCATGCCGTTTATACAATATCCGACCCGCGTGCCATTGTCTTGAAGGAACTGGCCCGTGATCTGGCAAAGGAAAAGGGACGTGAAGAAGAGTTTGCCTTCCTCGAACTCCTGGAAGAACGTGCTATCGAATGTTTCGCCAAACATAAAGGAACGAAGAAACGTGTCTCTTCAAACGTAGACTTCTATTCCGGCTTCGTGTATGAAATGATCGGCTTGCCGCAGGAAATCTATACACCGCTGTTCGCCATGGCTCGTATCGTCGGTTGGACAGCTCACCGTATCGAAGAACTTCATTTCGACGGCAAACGTATTATCCGTCCGGCGTATAAGAATGTATTGGATGAAACTGTTTATGTTCCGATATCCGAACGTTGA
- the icd gene encoding NADP-dependent isocitrate dehydrogenase has translation MNKITKQKDHLIVPDKVVIPFIEGDGVGAEITPVCQKIVNAAIEKAYGGKRSIEWKEVLAGEKAYNKTGSWLPDETMDAFREYMVGIKGPLTTPIGGGIRSLNVALRQTLDLYVCLRPVRWFKGVVSPVREPQKVDMYIFRENTEDIYAGIEWQQGTPEAHKFLKFLTEEMGVTKVRFPETSSFGVKPVSVEGTERLVRAAIEFALTNKLPSVTLVHKGNIMKFTEGGFKLWGYALAEREFADKTFTWPQYEKIKKEKGEAEAVKAMFEASESGKVIIKDVIADAFLQNTLLIPEEYSVIATLNLNGDYISDQLAAMVGGIGIAPGANINYDSGYAIFEATHGTAPNIAGKNVVNPSSLLLSSVMMLEYMGWNEAASLITAAMEKAFSKGEATNDLARFMPAGKSLGTREFGDCIISLL, from the coding sequence ATGAATAAAATAACAAAACAAAAAGACCATTTGATCGTTCCTGATAAGGTTGTTATTCCTTTTATTGAAGGAGATGGCGTAGGAGCAGAGATCACTCCGGTCTGCCAAAAGATAGTAAATGCAGCTATCGAAAAAGCCTATGGTGGTAAACGGTCCATCGAATGGAAAGAAGTATTGGCGGGTGAGAAAGCTTACAACAAGACCGGAAGCTGGCTTCCCGATGAAACGATGGATGCTTTCCGCGAATATATGGTTGGGATCAAAGGTCCGTTGACCACTCCGATCGGTGGTGGTATCCGCTCGCTGAATGTCGCTTTGCGCCAGACGTTGGATCTTTATGTCTGTCTGCGTCCCGTCCGTTGGTTCAAAGGCGTTGTTTCTCCGGTACGCGAACCGCAGAAGGTCGATATGTATATTTTCCGTGAGAATACTGAAGATATCTATGCCGGTATCGAATGGCAACAAGGAACACCTGAAGCACATAAGTTTCTGAAGTTCCTAACGGAAGAAATGGGAGTGACCAAAGTTCGTTTCCCCGAAACCTCTTCATTCGGCGTAAAACCCGTATCCGTAGAAGGAACCGAACGCCTGGTGCGTGCCGCTATCGAATTTGCCCTGACTAATAAATTACCGAGTGTAACGCTTGTACATAAAGGAAATATTATGAAGTTCACTGAAGGTGGTTTCAAACTTTGGGGTTATGCCCTGGCGGAACGTGAGTTTGCCGACAAGACATTTACCTGGCCGCAATACGAAAAGATCAAAAAGGAGAAAGGCGAAGCCGAAGCTGTTAAAGCCATGTTTGAAGCCTCCGAGAGTGGAAAAGTCATCATCAAAGATGTTATTGCCGATGCCTTTCTGCAGAATACTTTATTGATCCCGGAAGAATATTCCGTCATCGCAACACTCAATCTGAACGGCGATTATATCTCCGATCAGCTGGCTGCTATGGTGGGCGGTATCGGAATTGCTCCCGGTGCCAATATCAATTACGACAGCGGTTATGCTATTTTCGAGGCAACACACGGCACGGCTCCCAACATTGCTGGAAAGAATGTTGTCAACCCCTCGTCCCTCTTGCTCTCATCCGTGATGATGCTTGAATATATGGGATGGAATGAAGCAGCCAGCCTGATTACGGCTGCTATGGAAAAAGCTTTCTCGAAAGGTGAAGCAACGAATGACCTGGCTCGTTTCATGCCGGCAGGAAAATCTCTTGGCACCAGGGAGTTTGGTGATTGTATCATATCTTTATTGTAA